One segment of Purpureocillium takamizusanense chromosome 7, complete sequence DNA contains the following:
- a CDS encoding uncharacterized protein (EggNog:ENOG503Q6A3~COG:I) produces MASSIPDVATLTSSAQIFSSNKTLPQIRAIHKALHVQVEEKSSRLRTQVGSSYRELLGTADTIVQMHGDNDHVQELLGKIGGRCGRAVVAAKATGLAKFVANERNEDMSRAARLKLLSGCGLLVGRILKGQVAGLEEHAKRGDRLLLAAKVWVLIRLLLKGFEEEADGVSGTPKLDLGGAFRSRDSLRRRLNSAIKKVIENASDDAEREDILKALCAHCLVASSGASDALRYFLSARAEAMALAFDVEGDGRATTTEDVVHSLRLYTKTILDVQALVPAKLSPVLASLKSRPLLADPALKHLEGLRLDLYHRWCSEELQYFTPFVRHDDLDGKLARERLTSWATKGGQVLLDGLRKTLEHMADFKSIMELRTEVLQLWIRDGGRARGFDPSDMQDDLRDAINSRMLAVLETKVTKLRLVGSEVRATLEGWREGFTDKQLGLWNESGYDEALAAGAASFVQEVTSRLYGRNDAVSKAAHSYSSWYHVIDDVEGVVELLRKQRWDNDYDEIEDEETIEARQQALSKDDPRRLQEKLDATLDTSFEELQQQLGKLWEEKADSTTNGAVAMYLVRVLRDIRAGLPDRPSIKSFGLSMVPELHSKIVTSVSAQALGEFIGTFLSSRRVPGRALWEGEPALPIQPSPGLFQFLQELSLSMTDAGVDLWTPVAVVAMKKHLCERLCESWRKELATLAAEPSDQLETKKKDSAKGKEAEKEEEKELGQAESQNEKDSELETASAGDQIRDVSTQWHFDVAFLGCSVGTISGTTSEGLLKKLEDDLYELSGVSDESSRQRITKAAQDYWHRTSLLFGLLA; encoded by the coding sequence atggcctcgtcgaTACCCGACGTCGCGACCCTTACGTCGTCAGCCCAGATCTTCTCCTCAAACAAGACCCTGCCGCAGATCCGCGCGATACACAAGGCGCTCCATgtgcaggtcgaggagaagTCGAGCCGCCTGCGCACGCAGGTCGGCAGCTCGTACCGCGAGCTCTTAGGCACAGCCGACACAATCGTCCAGATGCATGGCGACAATGACCACGTCCAGGAGCTCTTGGGCAAGatcggcggccgctgcgggcgcgcggtggtggcggccaaggcgaccGGCCTGGCCAAGTTCGTGGCCAACGAGCGCAACGAGGACATGAGCAGGGCTGCACGCCTCAAGCTGCTGAGCGGGTgcgggctcctcgtcggtcggATACTCAAGGGGCAGGTGGCTGGCCTGGAAGAACATGCCAAGAGGGGCGACAGGCTCCTGCTGGCGGCCAAAGTCTGGGTGCTGATCCGGCTTCTACTCAAGGGcttcgaggaggaggccgacggcgtcagCGGGACCCCTAAACTCGACCTAGGGGGCGCCTTCAGATCTCGGGACTCGCTTCGCCGGCGGCTCAACAGTGCGATCAAGAAGGTGATAGAGAatgccagcgacgacgcagagAGGGAGGATATTCTCAAGGCGCTCTGCGCACACTGCCTTGTCGCCAGCTCTGGTGCGAGCGATGCCCTCCGCTATTTTCTCTCCGCGCGAGCAGAGGCCATGGCGCTGGCATTCGACGTGGAAGGAGACGGACGCGCGACGACCACTGAAGACGTCGTGCACAGCTTGAGACTCTACACGAAGACAATCCTGGACGTTCAGGCTCTTGTACCCGCGAAGCTCTCGCCAGTTCTGGCGAGCCTCAAGAgccggccgctgctcgcggATCCCGCTCTCAAGCATCTCGAGGGATTGCGGTTGGACCTATACCATAGATGGTGCAGCGAGGAGCTACAGTACTTCACACCCTTCGTTCGGCACGACGACCTCGATGGGAAGCTAGCCAGAGAGAGGCTCACGAGCTGGGCGACAAAGGGTGGCCAGGTCCTCCTCGATGGCTTGAGGAAGACGCTGGAACACATGGCGGATTTCAAGTCCATCATGGAGCTCCGGACAGAGGTGCTCCAGCTTTGgatccgcgacggcggcagggccagAGGGTTCGACCCGTCGGACATGCAGGACGATCTTCGTGACGCCATCAACTCTCGCATGCTGGCAGTGCTGGAAACCAAGGTCACGAAGCTACGCCTAGTCGGGTCCGAAGTCCGAGCCACGCTCGAGGGATGGCGGGAAGGCTTCACGGACAAGCAGCTGGGCCTGTGGAACGAGAGCGGctacgacgaggccctcgcagccggcgccgcgtcgtTTGTACAGGAGGTCACGTCTCGACTCTACGGTCGAAATGATGCGGTGTCCAAGGCGGCACATTCGTACAGCAGCTGGTACCACGTCATTGACGATGTCGAGGGCGTAGTTGAACTACTGAGAAAGCAGCGCTGGGACAACGACTACGACGAAAtcgaagacgaagagacCATTGAGGCGAGGCAGCAGGCACTGAGCAAAGACGATCCGCGCAGGTTGCAGGAGAAACTGGACGCGACGCTCGACACATCTTTCGAGGAGCTGCAACAACAGCTAGGCAAGCTTTGGGAGGAAAAGGCAGACAGCACCACAAATGGTGCGGTTGCAATGTACCTGGTGCGCGTTCTCAGGGATATTCGCGCGGGACTGCCGGACCGGCCATCCATCAAAAGCTTTGGGCTGTCCATGGTCCCCGAGCTGCACAGCAAGATTGTCACCAGCGTCTCCGCCCAGGCGTTGGGCGAGTTCATCGGCACCTTTCTGTCGAGCAGACGGGTGCCTGGCAGAGCACTCTGGGAGGGGGAGCCTGCGCTGCCGATTCAGCCATCGCCCGGACTTTTCCAATTCTTGCAGGAgctgtcgctgtcgatgACCGATGCGGGAGTTGACCTGTGGACCCCAGTGGCCGTTGTGGCCATGAAGAAGCACCTCTGCGAGCGGCTATGCGAATCATGGCGCAAGGAATTGGCGACTCTTGCGGCGGAGCCGTCAGATCAACTCGagaccaagaagaaggacagTGCCAAAGGCAaggaggcggagaaggaggaggaaaaggaaTTGGGCCAGGCGGAGTCTCAGAACGAGAAGGATTCCGAGTTGGAGACAGCATCGGCTGGCGACCAGATCCGAGACGTCAGCACGCAGTGGCATTTTGACGTTGCCTTCCTGGGCTGCTCCGTTGGCACCATTTCGGGAACGACTTCAGAGGGCCTCCTCAAGAAGCTGGAGGATGACTTGTACGAGCTTTCAGGGGTGTCCGATGAGTCGTCGCGCCAACGCATTACCAAGGCGGCGCAAGATTACTGGCACCGGACAAGCCTCTTGTTCGGGCTGCTGGCATAG
- the ECI1 gene encoding Delta(3)-Delta(2)-enoyl-CoA isomerase (EggNog:ENOG503NXV1~COG:I): MANDDSNSSSRNAALGAESVISVEYRGRVAVITIDNDKKLNALGQLQYYELARLMQEVATHDEVFVTVILAKGRYFSAGADVSISRAAPSDATDAHKLWLSTFVAFNLNITHVFATHPKVLVVGLNGPVIGLSAALVAFADFIYAVPHAFLLTPFSSIGLVAEGGASRALAQRLGPARANEALIMSRRIPAGELLAAGFLNAVFDYPKGEDAAFRERVLAEVDDRLGDHLIGESLLGIKKLIRRPELETIHQANVHEVFAGLERFVKGIPQEEFRKLASGEKRHKL; the protein is encoded by the exons ATGGCAaacgacgacagcaacagcagcagcagaaacgccgccctcggcgcagAGTCCGTCATCAGCGTCGAGTACcgcgggcgcgtcgccgtcatcaccatcgacaacgacaagaagctcaacgccctcggccagctgcagTACTATGAGCTGGCGCGCCTCATGCAGGAGGTGGCCACGCACGACGAGGTGTTTGTGACGGTCATTCTCGCCAAGGGGCGTTACTTTTCCGC cggcgccgacgtctccatctcccgcgccgccccctccgacgccaccgacgcGCACAAGCTCTGGCTCTCCACCTTCGTCGCCTTCAACCTCAACATCACGCACGTCTTCGCCACCCACCCcaaggtcctcgtcgtcggcctcaacggccccgtcatcggcctctccgccgccctcgtcgccttcgccgacTTCATCTACGCCGTGCCCCACGCCTTCCTCCTcacccccttctcctccatcggcctcgtcgccgagggcggcgcctcccgcgccctcgcccagcgcctcggccccgCCAGGGCCAACGAGGCCCTCATCATGAGCAGGCGCATCCCCGCCGgggagctcctcgccgcgggtttcctcaacgccgtcttcgactaccccaagggcgaggacgccgcaTTTAGGGAGcgcgtgctcgccgaggtggaTGACCGGCTCGGGGACCACCTCATTGGCGAGAGCCTCCTCGGCATCAAGAagctcatccgccgcccTGAACTCGAGACCATCCACCAGGCAAACGTCCACGAGGTCTTCGCCGGGCTCGAGCGCTTCGTCAAGGGCATCCCCCAGGAGGAGTTCCGCAAGCTGGCCAGCGGCGAGAAGCGACACAAGTTGTGA
- the RPA49 gene encoding DNA-directed RNA polymerase I subunit rpa49 (EggNog:ENOG503P0GY~COG:K~BUSCO:EOG09262BVA), with product MGDGSGKKRKRDGESAGKPKKKVVLDAPAATAKVSSVLRPKSCPPVVATAPGLEIPKTLVFHSYQSKDEARTKTKHPKHAVDKELLLHSTAHRSLDYTAREEEPRGSKPLLKHYVGIYDPKTGKLDVVEAKKMVVRGQVRAKQLPTASAEDIRTRQTMMERKTDLGQTFGTKKAKKAIRENVLNAIAPERKPGDGSPTKIDNAARAMLDSVGALTSQMATREELQAVVDDAKPVPKANLAATDIQDVYDPDVIIGSDILNLVPIREWQEKARHKEGIQVPSRFIAARVNAIATNDDAVTRLRVLRYMGFVILFYLAGTKPGKQQGTRRVVSRDQLREVLSPAPEAVIENIRRKFSDAGMVRKYHIDLLMTHCCVFACIVDNFEVDTENLRDDLRISQTSINQFFHEIGGRVKLVGSKAQGRQAHIARLALPLDFPKQRLIAPRRK from the exons atgggcgacggcagcggcaagaagcgcaagcgcgaTGGCGAGTCTGCCGGCAAACCCAAGAAAAAGGTGGTCCTGGACGCGCCCGCGGCAACCGCCAAAGTCTCCTCGGTCCTCCGGCCCAAATCCTGCCCTCCCGTGGTCG CTACCGCGCCGGGCCTGGAAATCCCCAAGACTCTAGTATTTCACTCCTACCAGtccaaggacgaggcgcgaACAAAAACGAAGCACCCCAAGCATGCCGTCGACAAGGAGCTCCTCCTGCACTCCACCGCGCACCGCAGCTTGGACTACACTGCTAGGGAAGAAGAACCCCGGGGCTCGAAGCCTCTCCTGAAGCACTACGTGGGCATCTACGACCCTAAGACAGGCAagctcgatgtcgtcgaggccaagaagatggTTGTGAGAGGCCAGGTTCGCGCGAAGCAACTGCCGACTGCTTCGGCAGAGGATATTAGAACTAGACAG ACCATGATGGAGCGCAAGACAGACCTCGGACAGACGTTCGGTACCaaaaaggccaagaaggcgaTTCGCGAAAACGTTCTCAACGCCATCGCTCCGGAGAGGAAGCCTGGGGATGGCTCGCCGACCAAAATAGACAACGCGGCCCGCGCCATGCTCGACTCGGTCGGGGCGCTGACGTCCCAAATGGCCACAAGAGAAGAGCTGCAGgccgttgtcgacgacgccaagccCGTGCCCAAGGCCaacctggcggcgacggataTCCAGGACGTCTACGACCCGGACGTGATCATCGGAAGCGACATACTCAACCTCGTGCCCATCCGCGAATGGCAGGAAAAGGCGCGACATAAAGAAGGGATACAGGTTCCCTCGCGGTtcatcgccgcgcgcgtcaacgccattgccaccaacgacgatgccgttACCCGCCTGCGCGTCCTCCGTTACATGGGGTTCGTGATACTCTTCTACCTCGCAGGTACGAAGCCCGGCAAGCAACAAGGGACCAGACGAGTGGTGTCGCGGGATCAGCTGCGAGAGGTGCTGTCGCCCGCACCGGAAGCCGTCATCGAAAACATACGCCGCAAGTTCTCTGACGCCGGTATGGTGCGCAAATACCACATCGACCTGCTCATGACGCACTGCTGCGTGTTCGCGTGCATCGTGGACAATTTTGAGGTGGACACGGAGAACCTGCGGGACGACCTGAGGATAAGCCAGACGTCCATCAACCAGTTTTTCCACGAGATTGGCGGCAGGGTCAAGCTGGTCGGCAGCAAGGCCCAGGGACGGCAAGCCCACATCGCGAGACTTGCGCTGCCGCTCGACTTCCCGAAGCAGAGGCTGATTGCTCCTCGTCGAAAATAG
- a CDS encoding Non-specific serine/threonine protein kinase (COG:T~EggNog:ENOG503P07Q), translating to MASLQPGQQHLCAAEHEDMPDKCLLMKNSQVPDEEVQELIPLRDGEILMIGRDPGSDWCVKDDLDFLVSRKHCEFYVVKYDQSSSLVYVRDRNSRNGTYVNRIQIGKTTGPSPGYLLKHGDVINILPYWSFTFCDKQPQKCHALTEIQQAECKLFDDKYVISQRCLGQGADGVVYLATESETKKQVVCKVVSLKPARNNKNQADLRRKLQEADVLRQLQHPNIVPFVDAIVSPHSLYTFTELATGGDLWSFIYRHGKEKPLGEYETRVITRQVVRGLQYLHRKGVVHRDLKPENILLAYSPRINCHRVMLSDFGACAVPNRSRMVTRAGTPNYQAPEIRAGAQSQTAAVDIWSLGIIVHMMLSHNPDCCEASEVDEPDQENCDELQVGEALGKGKFSRNCEHFVWRCLQVLPSDRMTAREAKCHDWLCKPERLCERFRELDRRTMADWKPPTQLRPMPMELPNVLTAVGAYYENNRSTGASDCLHPSDDSEVVEEPSQYFQPKVWSPTKGQAEPDRDVETIDFPAESRMNSLLTETTPIDMINGSPEGFPDDAVSPFAQAAVKSTAMRVAARKVRIQDASRLPVPSWKRRLLAGDTTSAKRHQKEQVPEMVECGEAKSSSFGVATTNVATLAVNDATRGPAHDELASSTSVNTPALVSH from the exons ATGGCGTCCCTACAGCCAGGACAGCAGCACCTGTGCGCTGCAGAGCACGAAGATATGCCAGACAAATGTCTTCTTATGAAAAACTCGCAAGTTCCCGATGAGGAAGTTCAAG AGTTGATTCCGCTCCGTGACGGTGAGATACTCATGATTGGGCGTGACCCAGGCTCGGA CTGGTGTGTCAAAGATGACCTCGACTTCTTGGTTTCACGAAAGCACTGCGAATTTTACGTTGTCAAATATGACCAGTCCAGCAGTCTCGTCTACGTGCGCGACCGCAATTCACGCAACGGAACCTACGTCAACCGCATCCAGATCGGCAAGACCACTGGCCCTTCTCCCGGATACCTTTTGAAACACGGCGATGTGATCAACATCCTGCCCTACTGGTCCTTTACGTTCTGCGACAAGCAGCCCCAGAAGTGCCACGCTCTTACCGAGATTCAGCAAGCCGAGTGCAAG TTGTTTGACGACAAATATGTGATCTCACAGCGTTGTCTTGGTCAAGGCGCCGACGGAGTCGTTTACCTCGCAACGGAAAGCGAAACGAAGAAGCAAGTGGTTTGTAAAGTGGTGTCTTTAAAGCCGGCTCGGAACAACAAGAACCAAGCGGACCTGCGGCGCAAACTGCAGGAAGCCGACGTGCTTCGACAGCTTCAGCAC CCAAACATCGTCCCATTTGTCGATGCCATCGTTTCGCCTCATTCCCT GTACACCTTCACTGAACTTGCGACGGGCGGAGATCTGTGGTCTTTCATCTATCGTCACGGCAAGGAGAAACCCCTTGGCGAGTACGAAACGCGAGTCATCACTCGACAGGTGGTTCGCGGTTTGCAGTATCTCCACAGAAAGGGCGTCGTGCACCGCGACCTGAAGCCAGAGAACATTCTGCTGGCCTATTCTCCCAGAATCAACTGCCATCGTGTCATGCTCTCAGACTTTGGAGCATGTGCAGTTCCCAATCGGAGCAGAATGGTCACCCGTGCTGGCACGCCAAACTACCAGGCGCC GGAGATTCGCGCTGGGGCTCAGTCGCAGacagccgccgtcgacattTGGTCGCTGGGCATAATCGTGCACATGATGCTCTCACACAACCCGGATTGTTGCGAAGCCAGCGAAGTTGATGAACCGGATCAAGAGAATTGCGACGAGCTCCAGGTTGGCGAAGCTCTTGGAAAGGGCAAATTCTCTCGTAATTGTGAACATTTCGTGTGGCGCTGTCTCCAGGTATTGCCCTCGGATCGCATGACCGCCAGGGAGGCGAAGTGCCACGACTGGCTCTGCAAACCTGAGAGGCTTTGCGAAAGGTTTCGAGAACTGGACCGAAGAACCATGGCTGACTGGAAACCACCGACACAGCTCAGGCCCATGCCGATGGAGCTGCCAAATGTGCTTACGGCTGTCGGCGCCTATTACGAAAACAACAGATCAACGGGCGCGAGTGACTGTCTCCATCCCTCTGACGACTCTGAAGTGGTGGAAGAGCCGTCTCAGTATTTTCAACCGAAAGTGTGGTCGCCTACAAAGGGCCAAGCCGAGCCGGATCGTGACGTTGAAACGATTGATTTCCCCGCGGAGTCTCGAATGAACAGTCTACTGACAGAGACGACCCCCATTGACATGATCAACGGCTCCCCAGAGGGATTTCCTGATGACGCAGTCTCCCCATTCGCACAGGCGGCAGTCAAGTCGACGGCCATGCGCGTGGCTGCGCGAAAGGTGAGGATACAGGATGCTTCACGCCTGCCGGTGCCAAGCTGGAAAAGGAGGCTCCTTGCTGGTGACACCACGAGCGCTAAACGACACCAGAAAGAGCAAGTGCCCGAGATGGTGGAATGCGGAGAGGCCAAGTCATCGTCCTTTGGCGTAGCGACGACCAACGTGGCGACTCTTGCTGTGAACGATGCCACTCGTGGGCCAGCGCACGATGAGCTCGCATCGTCGACTAGCGTCAACACACCAGCGCTCGTTTCGCACTGA
- a CDS encoding uncharacterized protein (COG:S~EggNog:ENOG503PAPH), translating into MPPPHPPPEDLSAYRLPDDEALRIFNEEILPAELPPPPPTDDNTASDDGGDDARPLALLVVGQTGAGKTILSQALLAALQRCRRRDASASGSASAGPVAHLIADTYKTYHPQYTRLMLSTPHLASPATGPDARRWLALAARHVARRRLDVLLESACRHPDDFVQLARLFREDTDADTDADAGRHYRVEVVVLAVPAPLSRLGILLRFYEKLPEGQSRNLPVRLTPRKVHDDSYQGLLHAAAFLDGDGDGDGNGDAESGSGSSNRPPRRRRPVADQVLVVRRGNLVVARRPDATGVAEALRVERERPLTPAEMKTALDDVQKLSTHEDAKEQLDEVRAMLQPLLNAPSPGGAAGHFPELLPLQFATDGGTTDDGQNVLRLGKV; encoded by the coding sequence ATGCCGCCCCCTCATCCTCCGCCAGAGGACCTCTCCGCGTACCgcctccccgacgacgaggccctgcgcaTCTTCAACGAGGAGATTCTCCCCGCCGAgctgcccccgcccccgcccacCGACGACAACACTGCCtctgatgatggtggcgacgacgcccgtcctctggcgctgctcgtcgtcggccagacgggcgccggcaAGACCATTCTCTcgcaggccctcctcgccgccctccaacgctgtcgtcgccgcgatgcctccgcctccggctCTGCCTCTGCGGGCCCCGTGGCGCACCTCATTGCAGACACGTACAAGACGTACCACCCGCAGTACACGCGCCTCATGCTCTCCACGCCGCACctcgcctcccccgccacggggcccgacgcccgccgctggctcgccctggccgcgcgccacgtcgcgcgccggcgcctcgacGTGCTCCTCGAGAGCGCCTGCCGCCACCCCGACGACTttgtccagctcgcccgcctcttCCGCGAAGAtaccgacgccgacaccgacgccgacgccgggcgcCACTAccgcgtcgaggtcgtcgtgctcgccgtcccAGCCCCCCTCAGCCGCCTCGGCATCCTGCTGCGCTTCTACGAGAAGCTGCCCGAGGGCCAGTCGCGCAACCTGCCCGTGCGCCTGACCCCGCGCAAGGTCCACGACGACTCGTATCAGGGCCtgctgcacgccgccgcctttctcgacggcgacggcgatggcgacggcaacggcgacgctgagagcggcagcggcagcagcaaccgcccgccacgccgccgccgacccgtcgccgaccaggtcctcgtcgtccgtcgcgggaacctcgtcgtcgcccgccgccccgacgcgacgggcgtcgccgaggcgctgcgcgtcgagaGGGAGCGGCCCCTGACCCCCGCCGAGATGAAgacggccctcgacgacgtgcagaAGCTGAGCACCCACGAGGACgccaaggagcagctcgacgaggtgaGGGCCATGCTGCAGCCCCTCCTCAACGCACCATcacccggcggcgccgccggccactTTCCAGAGCTGCTGCCCCTACAGTTTGCGACGGATGGGggcaccaccgacgacggtCAGAACGTGCTCCGTCTTGGAAAAGtctag
- the ATG1 gene encoding Non-specific serine/threonine protein kinase (COG:O~COG:T~COG:U~EggNog:ENOG503NY72) — MASRQEGQSSGSRRSSGRNIGQFVIDQEIGKGSFAQVYMGWHKVRALSPLRRLLAACCCGGGGGAWTRSSGPSRVLALLLAISAQPLPSVLTLCANRASLALQESKAAVAIKSVELARLNKKLKENLYGEIQILKALRHPHIVALHDCVESSTHINLIMEYCELGDLSLFIKKRDKLIVHVATRDMARKYPVTPNSGLHEVVIRHFLKQLSSALEFLRTNNYVHRDVKPQNLLLLPSRGFRDQRQFHIMSASQDSLIPVAGLTSLPMLKLADFGFARVLPSTSLADTLCGSPLYMAPEILRYERYDAKADLWSVGTVLYEMVTGRPPFRARNHVELLRKIEAAEDVIKFPREVVVSSEMKALVRSLLKRSPVERLSFENFFAHPVVTNEIPGLVEDDVPKPPKRELETIPQGEALPSPRSPTPSRGVRQDAGPRDAGSSRSPRDAQPRSPQTGNPGEGRHRRQTGGDVQRLSNSPRNGGEGLGIQRPAPQHTVSTPNYQPHLATRPSRDRVAAAAGTSPSDAKRLPAVNREASEEEQAAQDVMFERDYVLVERRHVEVNALADELAANQAPGMQRGQQIVRRSTQQGAPTSTTGAIPTPASQTALVAQGRAGQDKRSSYDKALGSSPGSASSAITKAIQDASLRLFGFKMAPVRGAKGHSPPMYQPFPAYPTPSAPAGLLGDGKSSQSADEDVRAKDTMEEYAERSDCVYGFAEVKYKQLVPLAPSMDHGLGGVPMDQLVDEEDGLTVEAIVSLSEEALVLYVKSLTLLARAMDIASVWWSKKSRGAVATGVSAAVSEHVAQKINAIVQWVRQRFNEVLEKSEIVRLKLLEAQKLLPEDHPSHPANHGEDSIVSSSGSAAKQVYLTPGISAEKLMYDRALEMSRAAAIDEVTNENLPGCKISYITAIRMLEAVLESDDDAVGRRLSGGKEVARGSLENGGDLDSDEEAHVRKMIKMITGRLASVTKKQQMIAEAISKEQQVQLQAARRRSGDVTPRSIPSHGST, encoded by the exons ATGGCGAGTCGGCAGGAGGGCCAGTCCTCCGGCTCCCGGAGATCGAGCGGCCGCAACATCGGTCAGTTCGTCATCGACCAGGAAATCGGCAAGGGCAGCTTTGCCCAGGTCTACATGGGATGGCACAAGGTGCGCGCTCTCTCGCCGCTTCGtcggctgcttgctgcttgctgctgcggcggcggcggcggcgcttggaCACGGAGCTCTGGCCCATCTCGtgtccttgccctcctcctcgccattTCGGCGCAGCCGCTTCCGTCCGTCCTGACCTTGTGTGCTAATCGTGCCTCGCTTGCATTGCAGGAATCCaaagccgccgtcgccatcaagTCGGTCGAACTCGCCCGGCTGaacaagaagctcaaggagaacCTCTACGGGGAGATTCAGATCCTCAAGGCTCTGAGGCATCCTCACATCGTCGCCCTCCATGACTGCGTCGAGTCGTCCACACACATCAACCTCATCATGGAGTACTGCGAGCTGGGAGACCTGTCATTGTTCATCAAGAAGCGGGACAAGCTCATCGTGCATGTCGCCACGCGCGACATGGCTCGCAAGTATCCGGTAACCCCCAACTCTGGGCTGCACGAGGTTGTCATCCGCCACTTTCTCAAGCAGCTATCCAGTGCTCTCGAGTTTCTCAGGACCAACAACTACGTCCATCGCGACGTCAAGCCCCAAAatctcctgctgctgccctcgcgAGGCTTTAGGGACCAACGCCAGTTTCACATCATGTCGGCAAGCCAGGACTCGCTGATTCCCGTCGCCGGGCTGACCTCGCTGCCCATGCTCAAGCTCGCCGACTTTGGCTTTGCTCGAgtgctgccgtcgacgtcgctggcCGACACTCTGTGCGGCTCACCGCTGTACATGGCACCCGAGATCCTGCGGTATGAGCGATACGATGCAAAGGCGGACTTGTGGTCAGTAGGCACCGTTCTGTACGAGATGGTCACGGGCCGGCCCCCATTTCGGGCCAGGAACCACGTGGAGCTCCTGCGCAAGATTGAGGCAGCCGAAGACGTCATCAAGTTTCCTcgcgaggtcgtcgtcagctCCGAAATGAAGGCCCTCGTACGAAGTCTCCTCAAGCGGAGCCCAGTGGAACGCTTGAGCTTTGAGAACTTCTTCGCGCACCCCGTGGTCACCAACGAGATTCCGGGCTTGGTAGAAGACGATGTTCCAAAACCGCCTAAGCGTGAACTGGAGACAATTCCTCAAGGCGAAGCCCTCCCCTCACCACGGTCGCCGACCCCGAGCCGTGGTGTGCGGCAGGACGCGGGACCTCGCGATGCTGGCTCATCAAGGTCCCCGCGAGACGCGCAGCCGCGGTCGCCTCAGACTGGCAACcccggcgagggccggcACAGACGGCAGACGGGTGGTGACGTGCAACGATTGAGCAATTCCCCACGGAATGGCGGTGAGGGACTGGGGATCCAGCGCCCGGCACCGCAACATACCGTTTCGACACCAAACTATCAACCCCATCTGGCGACGAGACCGTCGCGCGACCGCgttgctgcggccgccggcaccagccCGTCGGATGCAAAGCGGCTGCCAGCCGTCAATCGAGAAGCctcggaggaggagcaggcagcCCAGGACGTCATGTTTGAGCGGGACTATGTCCTGGTGGAGCGGAGGCACGTTGAAGTCAATGCTCTTGCGGACGAGCTGGCTGCCAACCAAGCGCCCGGCATGCAACGGGGCCAACAAATCGTTCGACGGAGCACCCAACAAggagcgccgacgtcgacgacgggtgCCATTCCCACGCCGGCCTCTCAGACTGCCTTGGTGGCCCAAGGTCGGGCCGGGCAAGACAAGCGCTCGTCGTACGACAAGGCCCTCGGCTCCAGCCCGGGTTCGGCATCGAGCGCCATCACCAAGGCGATTCAGGATGCCAGCCTCAGGCTGTTCGGCTTCAAGATGGCGCCGGTGCGTGGTGCCAAGGGCCACTCACCGCCCATGTACCAACCCTTCCCGGCTTATCCCACGCCTTCTGCAcccgccggcctgctcggTGACGGCAAGAGCAGCCAGTCtgctgacgaggacgtgcGCGCCAAGGACACCATGGAGGAGTACGCCGAGCGGAGCGACTGCGTGTATGGCTTCGCCGAAGTCAAGTACAAGCAGCTGGTTCCACTGGCGCCGTCCATGGATCACGGGCTTGGCGGCGTCCCCATGGATcagctggtcgacgaggaagatggccTGACAGTCGAGGCGATTGTCTCCCTGTCAGAGGAGGCCCTCGTCCTGTACGTCAAGTCGCTGACCCTGCTCGCCCGAGCCATGGACATTGCCAGTGTATGGTGGTCCAAGAAGagtcgcggcgccgtggccacAGGGGTCTCTGCTGCCGTATCAGAGCACGTCGCGCAAAAGATCAACGCCATTGTCCAGTGGGTGCGGCAGCGTTTCAACGAAGTCTTGGAGAAGTCCGAGATTGTCCGCTtgaagctgctcgaggctcagaagctgctgcccgaAGATCACCCTAGCCACCCGGCTAACCACGGAGAAGACTCGatcgtgtcgtcgtcgggatCTGCTGCGAAGCAGGTTTACCTAACGCCGGGTATCAGcgccgagaagctcatgTATGACCGAGCCCTCGAGATGAGCCGCGCGGCTGCGATTGACGAGGTCACCAACGAGAACCTGCCAGGATGTAAGATCTCTTACATTACCGCCATCCGCATGCTAGAAGCTGTGTTGGAGagcgatgacgacgcggtAGGCAGGAGGCTTTCGGGCGGCAAGGAGGTGGCGCGCGGCTCCCTGGAGAACGGTGGCGAcctcgacagcgacgaggaagcccACGTGCGCAAGA TGATCAAGATGATTACCGGACGGCTGGCGTCGGTGACGAAGAAGCAGCAAATGattgccgaggccatcagcaaggagcagcaagtccagctgcaggcggcgcgacgacggagcggcgATGTTACACCGCGGAGCATCCCTTCGCATGGGTCGACTTGA